AATATCGCGTACAATACTATCTAACTTAATTTTTTCCATTTCAAGTTCCATTTTTTGTTGGAGCAAATCGTATTTACTCGTAAGAACTTGTTGGATATTGGCGCCGACAACACAATCTGGGTTGGTTTTTGGATCAACATGAATTAAATTCGTATTGCCTTCAATACTTTTGTAGACATCGAGCAACGAAATTTCTTCTGGCGGCCTAGCAAGAATCGGATTTGCTTTGCCAGTTTGCGTAGTAATTAAATCGGACTTTTTCAAATTGCTCATAATTCTTCTAATATTAGCGGGATTTGTCTTTACACTACCAGCAATAATTTCACTTGATAACAATTTCGTATTTTTAAAAATTTCTATATAAGCCAAAATGTGGATAGCATCACTAAATTGGATGGAGTATTTCATTTTTTTCAATCCTTTCAAATTTTCTCCTTGACTTATCTTATCATAATGTTTATTATAAAGGTGTAAATTATAAATGTACAGCTTTTAATATTAAAAAAATTTGAAGGAGTGGTTTAAATGACTTATTTAGTAACTGGTGCAACAGGTGGACTTGGAGGATACGCATTAAATTATTTGAAAGAGCTCGTTCCCATGTCCGATATTTATGCTTTAGTTCGTAGTGAAGAAAAAGGTGCAGACTTGAAAGCAACAGGATTTAATATCCGTATTGGTGATTATAGTGATGCAGAATCAATGAAGCAAGCATTCGCAGGCATCGACCGCGTATTATTTGTTTCAGGAGCACCTGGTAATCGCCAAGTAGAACACGAAAATGTGGTAAATGCTGCAAAAGAAGCAGGCGTTTCTTACATTGTTTACACAAGTTTCGCAGGCGCAGATAAATCCACAAGCGCTTTAGCAGAAGATCATTTCTTTACCGAAAAAGTAATCGAAAAATCCGGAATCGCGCACACTTTCTTGCGTAACAACTGGTACTTCGAAAATGAAATGCCGATGATCGGTGGCGCATTGAGTGCTGGAAAATTTGTATACGCTGCTGAAAAAGGAAAAGTTGGCTGGGCATTAAAACGCGAATACGCAGAAGTAGCCGCAAAAGCTGTTGCGGGCGCTGACTTCCCAGAAATCCTTGAATTATCTGGCCCACTCATGACATACGAAGAACTTACAAAAGCATTAAAAGAAGCAACTGGAAAAGATTTCGACGTTATTTCTTCAGATGATAAAGGATTTGTGGAAAATTTAGTTTCTGTCGGTTTACCACAACCTGTCGCAGAAATGTTCTTATCGTTCCAACACGACATTAAGAACGACCAATTAGATGTTACTTCTGATGATTTTGAAAAAGCATTAGGAAAACCATTAACGGATCGCGTAGATGCGCTTCGGGAATTGTTGAAATAATAATGAAACAGCCTACCTTGGATTGAGGTAGGCTGTTTTATTTCAGCAAAAAGTGGTGCCAGCTATGGGGTATATAAAGGTCGAAAGGATATATTACTAAAACCACCATCAAATCAAAGCGAAATAAGCTTTAGTCAACATCAGGAAAGAATGATCACAAAAAAATACCGACCAGATAAACCTGCTCGGTAAAAGGTCTACCTATTGAGCTCCATTACGGCTTGTAGATAGTTTTTTTAATCATTTTGTTTTATAAAGCTCTGAATACCTTCAAAAATAACATCTTTTAAGGCTTCAGGATAATCAGAATATCCTTTGTTTTTCATAATTATATCTAATGCTTGAGCCACCTCACCATCAAGAATTATTGTTACGCCTGGTGTTAGTTCCCCAGTTTTATCATTTTTAAAAGTCTCTTTTATCATAGTTAATTTATCTTTTTTCATGATTCAATCCTTCCTAGTTAAATAATTTGTGCTGTTTTCTTCCCAATATCTATATTCTTGAGGGATATTTTCAAAGAATCTTTGAAAATATCCACTCCAATTATCTGGAATATATTCTTCAAAAGATATAGATTCAGGATAATTAGAGTAAAGAATTTGATTGTCAAAATCTACTAATAGACTGGGGTTATAATCATATGTAACTTCTTCTTTATTTCGATTAAGTTCTTTAAAGAAATTTTGCTTTAGAGAGTTTGTTGAGCTTTTATAGCTTTCTATATTTATTAAAAAAGAGTTGGCTGTATTTTCATTTAAGATGCTTATATTCTTTCGTTCTTTTGGGTATTCTTCAATTGAATAACAAGCTTGGTTATAATCTAAATACCATAATTCTGTGTCGGTAATATACCAATTAAAAGAGTCGTTATATTTTACTCCTACAATAATATTTTCTGCATATTTAGGTATCAGCATGATGTTTTCTTCACCACTTTCACTTTAATATTTTTGCATTTTGAGCATACTCCGCTAACCATTGGGTGATGGGGTCTGGTATCTCGTAAGCAGTACCTTCAAAATTAAATTTTTCAAAAACTCCTTTATCAACTATTTTAGGAGCAGTGCCTCCTTGATTTAACGGATTAATTTTATAACCGTTTTGAGAAATTGCATTTTCCTTAATTAAATCATCCAAATATTTAGGGACTTCAAATTCAACTATATAAGAATTAGAACGTTTCTCTTTAAAGTATTTTGCGTGGTCTTTTCCTGTTGAAACATTTAAATTATGGTCAGATTTCCAGTTGTTATTTAGTGACAGTGTACCATCATCATTAACTAAAAGTAAATTTTTGCTGTCTCCACCTTGGACTCTCGAATAAGTTACTGTTTCTTTAAATATAAATGCGATTAAAAGAAGTTCAGAAGCCTCGGCAGATACGAAGGTATTTAAAAAATCATATCCAAATCAAATTATCTTTAAAAAAGTGCGCACGAATAAATTACAAACAGTCTTAAATAACTTGAAAGTAGGCTACGAATTATTGGATAGTCAAAAATAAGAAAAAGCCATCCTGCTGAGGATAGCTTTTTCTTATTTAGAAGGAATTTCCGAAATCATCTGCTCCAAAAATTCTTTCTGCCAAGCATGATCTTGCGCAGTACCATGTAAATTAGTACTCAGTGTCAGCGAGCCGCGGAAAGTTGTAGCAGCGACTTGGAAAAACGGCGCATACTTTAAAGAACCACAAATAAAACAATCTGTTAAAGTGCTACCTTCAAAAACGAGCTTTTCCTCATCGATAAT
The sequence above is drawn from the Listeria monocytogenes genome and encodes:
- a CDS encoding Rrf2 family transcriptional regulator, encoding MKGLKKMKYSIQFSDAIHILAYIEIFKNTKLLSSEIIAGSVKTNPANIRRIMSNLKKSDLITTQTGKANPILARPPEEISLLDVYKSIEGNTNLIHVDPKTNPDCVVGANIQQVLTSKYDLLQQKMELEMEKIKLDSIVRDISVLESKDRPQNMEIVEKYL
- a CDS encoding SDR family oxidoreductase; the protein is MTYLVTGATGGLGGYALNYLKELVPMSDIYALVRSEEKGADLKATGFNIRIGDYSDAESMKQAFAGIDRVLFVSGAPGNRQVEHENVVNAAKEAGVSYIVYTSFAGADKSTSALAEDHFFTEKVIEKSGIAHTFLRNNWYFENEMPMIGGALSAGKFVYAAEKGKVGWALKREYAEVAAKAVAGADFPEILELSGPLMTYEELTKALKEATGKDFDVISSDDKGFVENLVSVGLPQPVAEMFLSFQHDIKNDQLDVTSDDFEKALGKPLTDRVDALRELLK